A region of Planktomarina temperata RCA23 DNA encodes the following proteins:
- a CDS encoding VOC family protein, with amino-acid sequence MLRLDHIAVAGETRQAATDFVQNCLQAAPLAAGQHPHFSTHNHLWGMGEACYLESIAIDPEAPSLPYPRWFGLDRFSGPPRIASWILATDNIQESLARLSPEFGTPVRLERGAYTWDISVSDTGDLPFGGYGPALIEWQPPAHPCQNLPDSGCRLISLQVQHPQADQMQALLAELIGDERICFSTGPAQISAEIQTDHGLVTLK; translated from the coding sequence ATGTTAAGATTGGATCACATTGCAGTGGCGGGGGAAACCCGGCAAGCCGCAACGGATTTTGTTCAAAATTGCTTGCAGGCTGCGCCACTTGCGGCCGGCCAGCATCCACATTTCTCAACGCATAACCATCTTTGGGGCATGGGTGAGGCCTGCTATCTGGAATCCATCGCGATTGATCCGGAGGCACCCTCTTTGCCCTATCCGCGGTGGTTCGGTTTGGACCGCTTTTCTGGTCCGCCGCGCATTGCCAGTTGGATTTTGGCAACCGACAATATCCAAGAGAGCCTTGCCCGGCTTAGCCCCGAGTTTGGAACGCCGGTGCGGCTTGAGCGTGGCGCCTATACTTGGGATATTTCCGTCTCAGATACGGGAGACTTGCCATTTGGTGGTTACGGGCCGGCGTTGATTGAGTGGCAACCGCCTGCCCATCCTTGCCAGAATTTGCCCGACAGCGGCTGTCGTCTGATCTCTTTGCAAGTTCAACACCCGCAAGCCGACCAAATGCAGGCGCTTTTGGCAGAGCTTATCGGTGATGAACGCATTTGCTTTTCAACCGGCCCTGCGCAGATTTCCGCTGAAATTCAAACGGATCACGGTTTGGTGACGCTCAAGTAG
- the scpA gene encoding methylmalonyl-CoA mutase — MTDKTSWSEIAGKELRGKPLESLTWDTLEGIKVQPMYTAEDATGLAHMGSVPGQEPYTRGVKATMYSGRPWTIRQYAGFSTAEESNAFYRQGLAAGQQGVSVAFDLATHRGYDSDHPRVVGDVGKAGVAIDSVEDMKILFDGIPLDKISVSMTMNGAVIPVLASFIVAGEEQGVSRAALSGTIQNDILKEFMVRNTYIYPPEASMRIVADIIEFTARDMPKFNSISISGYHMQEAGANLVQELAYTIADGREYVRTAIARGMDVDAFAGRLSFFFAIGMNFFMEAAKLRAARVLWHRVMAEFDPKNPKSSMLRTHCQTSGVSLQEQDPYNNIVRTAFEAMSAVLGGTQSLHTNSFDEAIALPTETSARIARNTQLILQEETGVTNVVDPLAGSYYVEKLTADLIDEAWALIEEVEEMGGMTKAVASGLPKLKIEESAARRQAMIDRGEEVIVGVNKYTSDKQPDIEVRDIDNNQVREAQVAKLQSIRASRDQTACDAALLELGRRCVEGGNLLEAAVEAARHRATVGEISLAMEGTFGRHRAEVKTLAGVYGSAYEGDENFEAIQRSVEEFAKEEGRRPRMLVVKMGQDGHDRGAKVIATAFADIGFDVDVGPLFQTPEEAAQDAVDNDVHVVGISSQAAGHKTLAPKLVEALKAADAQEIIVVCGGVIPQQDYDFLKAAGVAAIFGPGTNIPDAAQNVLDLIRKARS; from the coding sequence ATGACAGATAAGACATCTTGGAGCGAAATTGCTGGCAAAGAGCTGCGCGGCAAGCCATTGGAGTCTTTAACTTGGGATACGCTCGAAGGCATCAAGGTGCAGCCGATGTATACGGCTGAAGATGCGACAGGATTGGCGCATATGGGCAGCGTGCCGGGGCAAGAACCCTATACGCGCGGTGTCAAAGCCACCATGTATTCCGGCCGGCCCTGGACCATTCGGCAATACGCTGGATTTTCCACAGCCGAAGAGTCCAATGCCTTTTACCGCCAAGGGCTCGCAGCCGGGCAACAGGGGGTATCAGTGGCCTTCGATTTGGCCACGCATCGGGGCTATGACAGCGATCATCCGCGCGTTGTCGGCGATGTTGGCAAAGCTGGGGTGGCGATTGACAGTGTAGAGGATATGAAAATCCTCTTTGATGGCATCCCGCTGGATAAGATTTCTGTCTCCATGACGATGAATGGCGCGGTGATCCCTGTTTTGGCCTCCTTCATCGTGGCCGGTGAAGAGCAAGGCGTCAGCCGCGCGGCCCTCTCGGGCACAATCCAAAATGACATTCTCAAAGAATTCATGGTGCGCAATACTTATATTTACCCACCTGAGGCCTCCATGCGTATTGTGGCCGATATTATCGAATTTACCGCCCGTGATATGCCGAAGTTCAACTCCATTTCGATCAGCGGTTATCACATGCAAGAGGCCGGTGCGAATTTGGTGCAGGAGTTGGCCTATACCATTGCAGATGGGCGCGAATATGTGCGCACGGCGATTGCGCGGGGGATGGATGTGGATGCCTTTGCCGGGCGTCTGTCGTTTTTCTTTGCCATTGGTATGAATTTCTTTATGGAAGCGGCGAAATTGCGGGCTGCAAGGGTTTTGTGGCACCGGGTTATGGCAGAATTTGATCCGAAAAATCCCAAATCCAGCATGCTGCGGACCCATTGCCAAACCTCCGGTGTGAGTCTGCAAGAGCAAGATCCCTATAACAACATCGTGCGCACGGCTTTTGAAGCGATGTCCGCGGTTTTGGGCGGCACACAATCGCTGCATACCAATAGTTTTGATGAGGCCATTGCCCTGCCAACGGAAACCTCGGCACGCATTGCGCGCAACACACAGCTCATTTTGCAAGAAGAAACTGGGGTGACCAATGTGGTTGATCCGCTGGCGGGCTCTTACTATGTGGAAAAACTCACTGCTGATCTTATTGATGAGGCCTGGGCGCTGATCGAAGAGGTTGAGGAGATGGGCGGCATGACCAAAGCCGTGGCCAGCGGCCTGCCCAAGCTTAAAATTGAAGAAAGTGCGGCGCGGCGTCAGGCGATGATTGATCGCGGGGAAGAGGTGATTGTTGGGGTCAACAAATATACCTCGGACAAACAACCCGACATTGAGGTGCGCGATATTGATAACAATCAGGTGCGCGAGGCCCAGGTCGCGAAACTCCAATCCATCCGCGCGAGCCGTGATCAAACGGCCTGTGATGCGGCCCTTCTTGAGCTTGGACGGCGCTGCGTTGAAGGGGGCAATCTATTAGAAGCGGCTGTTGAAGCGGCGCGTCATCGGGCGACGGTGGGGGAAATTTCATTGGCGATGGAGGGCACATTTGGCCGACATCGCGCGGAGGTGAAGACATTGGCTGGCGTGTATGGATCTGCCTATGAGGGCGACGAAAACTTTGAAGCAATTCAGAGATCTGTGGAAGAATTCGCCAAAGAAGAGGGACGCAGGCCCAGGATGCTTGTGGTGAAAATGGGGCAAGATGGCCATGATCGGGGCGCCAAAGTGATTGCCACGGCCTTTGCCGACATTGGTTTTGATGTGGACGTCGGCCCCCTGTTTCAAACCCCTGAGGAGGCGGCGCAGGACGCGGTGGACAATGACGTGCATGTGGTTGGTATTTCCAGCCAAGCGGCAGGTCACAAAACCTTGGCGCCCAAATTGGTGGAGGCATTGAAGGCCGCAGATGCGCAGGAGATTATCGTGGTCTGTGGCGGGGTTATTCCTCAGCAAGACTATGATTTCCTCAAAGCCGCTGGCGTAGCGGCGATCTTTGGTCCGGGCACAAATATCCCCGATGCGGCACAGAATGTTTTGGATTTGATCCGAAAGGCGCGCAGCTAA
- a CDS encoding DUF4174 domain-containing protein produces MFKRVFHLWLGLLAIAPPVLAGETLDIWRSDPTHIFDAKEVELSDVIWAARPWVVFADSPLDPTFTQQMALLQAEIAVLQERDVMIVVDTDPKAQSNLRKTLHPKGFNWVLIGKDGKIKLRKPFAWDMRELSRVIDKMPIRQREMSKP; encoded by the coding sequence ATGTTTAAAAGAGTGTTCCACTTGTGGCTCGGGCTTCTGGCCATCGCGCCACCGGTCTTGGCCGGGGAGACCTTAGACATTTGGCGCTCCGATCCGACCCATATTTTCGACGCCAAAGAGGTTGAGCTGTCAGATGTCATCTGGGCGGCGCGGCCCTGGGTTGTGTTCGCCGATAGCCCGCTGGACCCTACTTTCACCCAGCAAATGGCGCTTTTGCAGGCTGAAATTGCTGTGTTGCAGGAACGAGACGTCATGATTGTGGTCGATACCGATCCCAAAGCCCAGTCCAACCTGCGCAAAACATTGCACCCCAAAGGCTTCAATTGGGTTTTGATCGGCAAGGATGGTAAAATCAAACTGCGCAAACCCTTTGCTTGGGACATGCGTGAATTGAGCCGGGTGATCGACAAAATGCCCATCCGACAGCGCGAGATGAGCAAGCCCTGA
- a CDS encoding acetyl-CoA carboxylase biotin carboxylase subunit has translation MFDKILIANRGEIACRVIKTAKAMGIKTVAIYSDADAQALHVKMADEAVHIGPSPANQSYIVIEKVMDAIRQTGAQAVHPGYGFLSENRLFAEALEAEGVAFIGPPASAIESMGDKITSKKLAKEAGVSTVPGYMGLIADADEAVKIAQEVGYPVMLKASAGGGGKGMRIAWNDAEAREGFQSSKNEAASSFGDDRIFIEKFVTQPRHIEIQVLADGHGNCIYLNERECSIQRRNQKVIEEAPSPFLTPEVRKAMGAQSCALAQAVGYTSAGTVEFIVDSAQNFYFLEMNTRLQVEHPVTELITGVDLVEQMIRVANGEALSITQEDVKINGWAMESRLYAEDPYRGFLPSIGRLTRYRPPAESRSATAAVRNDTGVYEGGEISMFYDPMIAKLCTWAPDRPAAIAQMRNALDAFEVEGIGHNIPFLSAVMDHPKFCAGNITTAFIEEEYPDGFHGVDLPQETLKIVGACAAAMYRLGEIRRTKVSGRMDNHERRVRDDWVVGIQGHEFPVTIAADPNGSTVHFESGSHRVASDWTPGKPLALMNVDGIDIALKVEKCTSGFRIRFRGADMRVTVRSPRQAELAKLMIEKVAPDTSKLLLCPMPGLIVKVDVAVGDEVQEGQTLCTVEAMKMENILRAEKKAIVSKIHAAPGDSLAVDAIIMEFE, from the coding sequence ATGTTTGATAAGATTTTAATTGCCAACCGGGGCGAGATTGCCTGTCGTGTGATAAAAACAGCCAAGGCGATGGGGATCAAAACCGTGGCGATTTATTCCGATGCGGATGCCCAGGCGTTGCATGTGAAAATGGCGGATGAGGCGGTGCATATCGGTCCTTCGCCGGCGAATCAGTCTTACATCGTGATTGAAAAAGTCATGGATGCGATCCGGCAAACCGGGGCGCAAGCTGTGCATCCCGGTTATGGGTTCTTGTCAGAAAATCGCCTGTTTGCTGAGGCCTTGGAGGCTGAAGGTGTGGCTTTTATCGGCCCGCCGGCCTCTGCGATTGAAAGCATGGGAGACAAGATCACCTCGAAAAAACTGGCCAAAGAGGCCGGTGTGAGCACGGTTCCGGGCTATATGGGTCTGATTGCTGATGCAGATGAAGCGGTGAAAATCGCACAAGAGGTTGGATATCCGGTGATGCTCAAGGCCAGCGCTGGTGGGGGTGGCAAGGGTATGCGCATCGCATGGAACGATGCAGAGGCGCGCGAGGGGTTCCAATCGTCCAAGAATGAAGCGGCGAGCAGCTTTGGAGATGATCGGATTTTCATCGAAAAATTCGTCACGCAACCCCGGCATATCGAAATCCAAGTTCTGGCGGATGGCCATGGCAATTGCATTTATCTCAATGAGCGCGAATGTTCCATCCAGCGGCGCAACCAAAAAGTGATTGAGGAGGCCCCGAGCCCCTTCTTGACGCCCGAAGTGCGCAAGGCCATGGGCGCGCAATCTTGTGCATTGGCCCAAGCGGTGGGCTACACCAGCGCCGGTACGGTGGAATTTATCGTCGACAGCGCACAGAATTTCTACTTTCTTGAAATGAACACGCGCTTGCAGGTCGAACATCCGGTGACGGAGTTGATCACTGGGGTGGATCTGGTGGAGCAGATGATCCGCGTTGCCAATGGCGAGGCGCTGTCCATTACCCAAGAGGACGTGAAAATTAATGGCTGGGCCATGGAAAGCCGCCTCTATGCGGAAGACCCTTATCGGGGGTTTTTGCCCTCAATTGGCCGTTTGACACGGTATCGTCCGCCCGCTGAAAGCCGCAGCGCGACCGCGGCCGTACGCAATGATACCGGTGTTTATGAAGGTGGAGAAATTTCCATGTTCTATGATCCGATGATTGCCAAGCTTTGCACCTGGGCGCCAGATCGTCCCGCGGCCATTGCGCAGATGCGCAATGCGCTGGATGCCTTTGAGGTCGAGGGTATTGGTCACAACATTCCATTCCTCTCTGCGGTCATGGATCACCCGAAATTTTGCGCCGGCAATATCACCACTGCCTTTATCGAGGAGGAATATCCAGACGGGTTTCATGGGGTTGATCTGCCACAAGAGACGCTGAAAATTGTCGGCGCCTGCGCGGCGGCAATGTATCGTTTGGGCGAAATTCGTCGCACAAAAGTTTCTGGGCGCATGGACAATCACGAGCGCCGCGTGCGCGACGATTGGGTTGTTGGCATTCAGGGCCACGAGTTCCCCGTGACAATTGCAGCCGATCCCAATGGATCCACCGTACATTTTGAAAGCGGCAGCCATAGGGTGGCCAGTGATTGGACACCGGGCAAGCCACTGGCTTTGATGAATGTGGATGGTATCGATATCGCGTTAAAGGTTGAGAAATGCACAAGCGGCTTCCGTATCCGCTTCCGCGGGGCTGATATGCGCGTGACTGTGCGCAGCCCGCGTCAGGCTGAGCTGGCCAAATTGATGATCGAGAAAGTCGCGCCGGATACTTCGAAACTCTTGCTCTGCCCCATGCCGGGCTTGATCGTCAAAGTCGATGTGGCTGTGGGCGATGAAGTGCAAGAGGGCCAGACGCTTTGCACAGTTGAGGCGATGAAAATGGAAAATATCCTGCGGGCCGAGAAGAAAGCTATTGTCAGCAAGATCCATGCGGCGCCGGGCGACAGTCTGGCCGTGGATGCGATCATCATGGAGTTTGAGTGA
- a CDS encoding carboxyl transferase domain-containing protein: protein MTNILNELQSRRDIARMGGGQRRIDAQHAKGKLTAPERIDLLLDEGSFEEFDMFKAHRCVDFGMQEQTYPGDGVVTGWGTVNGRMVYVYSQDFTVFGGSLSETHAEKICKIMDMAMQNGAPVIGLNDSGGARIQEGVASLAGYAEVFQRNVMASGVVPQISVIMGPCAGGAVYSPAMTDFIFMVKDSSYMFVTGPDVVKTVTNEVVTAEELGGAVTHSKKSSVADGAFENDVEALTEVRRLVDFLPLNNREKPPVRPFFDDPLRVDNSLDTLIPANPNQPYDMKELIHKIADESDFYEIQEEFAKNILTGFIRMEGSTVGVVANQPTVLAGCLDIDASRKAARFVRFCDAFEIPILTLVDVPGFLPGTGQEYGGVIKHGAKLLFAYGEATVPKVTVITRKAYGGAYDVMASKHLRGDFNYAWPTAEIAVMGAKGATEIIHRADLGDAEKIAQHTKDYEERFANPFVAAEKGFIDEVIMPASTRRRVCRAFASLRGKSLKNPWKKHDNIPL, encoded by the coding sequence ATGACGAATATTTTGAATGAATTACAAAGCCGGCGTGACATTGCGCGGATGGGCGGCGGTCAGCGCCGGATTGATGCGCAGCATGCGAAGGGGAAACTCACCGCGCCCGAGCGGATTGATTTGCTGCTTGATGAGGGCAGTTTTGAAGAATTTGATATGTTCAAAGCTCACCGCTGCGTGGATTTCGGCATGCAAGAGCAAACCTACCCTGGCGATGGCGTGGTCACAGGCTGGGGTACGGTCAATGGACGCATGGTCTATGTTTATAGTCAAGATTTCACGGTTTTTGGGGGCTCATTGTCAGAAACCCATGCGGAGAAAATCTGTAAAATCATGGATATGGCGATGCAAAACGGTGCACCTGTGATCGGATTAAACGATTCTGGTGGCGCACGGATTCAAGAGGGCGTCGCCTCTTTGGCCGGTTACGCAGAGGTGTTTCAACGCAATGTTATGGCCTCCGGCGTCGTGCCGCAGATCAGCGTGATCATGGGCCCCTGTGCTGGCGGCGCGGTCTATTCGCCGGCGATGACTGATTTCATCTTCATGGTCAAAGACAGCAGCTATATGTTTGTGACAGGCCCTGATGTGGTCAAGACTGTGACCAATGAGGTGGTAACGGCCGAAGAGCTCGGTGGCGCGGTCACCCATTCGAAGAAATCATCCGTGGCCGATGGGGCCTTTGAGAATGACGTTGAGGCCCTGACAGAAGTCCGGCGTCTGGTGGATTTTTTGCCGCTCAACAATCGCGAGAAACCGCCTGTCCGGCCATTCTTTGACGATCCGCTTCGCGTGGATAACAGTTTGGACACGCTGATCCCTGCGAACCCGAACCAGCCTTATGACATGAAAGAGCTGATCCATAAAATCGCTGATGAAAGCGATTTTTATGAGATCCAAGAGGAATTTGCCAAAAATATCCTCACCGGCTTTATTCGCATGGAAGGCTCCACCGTTGGGGTTGTGGCCAATCAGCCGACAGTTTTGGCCGGCTGTTTGGATATTGACGCCAGCCGCAAGGCCGCGCGTTTTGTCCGGTTCTGTGATGCCTTCGAAATCCCAATCCTCACGCTCGTGGACGTGCCCGGTTTTCTTCCCGGAACAGGGCAGGAATATGGTGGCGTGATCAAGCACGGAGCCAAACTCTTGTTTGCCTATGGTGAGGCCACGGTGCCCAAGGTGACGGTCATTACGCGCAAAGCCTATGGCGGCGCCTATGATGTGATGGCCTCCAAACATCTGCGCGGTGATTTCAACTACGCTTGGCCCACAGCCGAGATTGCGGTGATGGGCGCCAAAGGGGCAACCGAGATCATCCATCGTGCTGATCTGGGGGATGCTGAGAAGATTGCCCAGCATACGAAAGACTATGAAGAACGTTTCGCCAATCCTTTCGTTGCGGCTGAAAAAGGGTTCATCGACGAGGTGATCATGCCAGCTTCCACGCGTCGCCGGGTGTGCCGGGCATTTGCCAGTTTGCGGGGAAAATCCCTGAAAAACCCATGGAAAAAACATGACAACATTCCACTCTAA
- a CDS encoding Bcr/CflA family efflux MFS transporter, with amino-acid sequence MSSHSRSKFLDNSTPPSIFTLICLSAVGALGLSIFLPSLPSMAQTFNVSYASATLSVSLYLAMNAVFQLFVGPLSDRYGRRPVVMVALAIFCSASLGCIIAPSFEVFLVCRLLQAVVVTGLVLSRAAIRDTCSQDQAASVLGYVTMGMAILPLIGPAMGGGLEAQFGWVASFWLLLGVGIFVFALTYLDMGETNLHQTSSMAEQFRAYPELLKSRRFWGYCLTASFSAGAYFAYLGGGAYVGREIFGLSPAALGFYLGAPSLGYIVGNGISGRFSNTLGVNRMVLIGTILTCLGLVLSISLFLFTDAQPISFFGCVCFMGLGNGMVLPNATAGMMSVRPHLAGSASGIGGTINTGGGALIAIGTGAILVPGTGALPLLLIMLATTSLSILTITYVIKRTSDLEIANPQS; translated from the coding sequence ATGAGTAGTCATTCCCGCTCCAAGTTCTTGGACAATTCCACACCGCCCAGCATCTTCACACTGATTTGCCTCTCGGCAGTCGGCGCTCTCGGTCTCAGCATCTTTCTACCTTCGCTGCCCTCAATGGCACAGACGTTCAATGTCAGCTACGCCAGCGCCACGCTCTCCGTAAGTCTGTATTTGGCAATGAATGCGGTCTTCCAACTCTTTGTCGGCCCGCTGTCGGATCGCTACGGACGCCGGCCCGTGGTCATGGTCGCCTTGGCCATTTTTTGCAGCGCCTCATTGGGCTGCATTATTGCCCCCTCTTTTGAGGTTTTTCTGGTCTGCCGCTTGCTGCAGGCGGTTGTGGTCACCGGCCTGGTTCTGTCTCGCGCGGCGATTCGCGACACCTGCAGCCAAGATCAAGCAGCTTCCGTGCTGGGATACGTCACAATGGGCATGGCCATCTTGCCCCTCATCGGACCCGCAATGGGCGGTGGCTTAGAGGCACAATTTGGCTGGGTGGCGAGTTTTTGGCTCCTGCTCGGCGTTGGCATTTTCGTCTTTGCCCTGACCTATTTGGACATGGGTGAGACCAATCTGCATCAAACCAGCTCAATGGCAGAGCAGTTTCGCGCTTATCCTGAGCTTCTGAAGTCTCGTCGCTTTTGGGGCTATTGCCTGACCGCCAGCTTCAGCGCCGGTGCCTATTTCGCCTATCTGGGCGGCGGCGCCTATGTTGGCCGTGAAATATTTGGCCTATCGCCGGCAGCTTTGGGATTTTACCTCGGCGCGCCTTCATTGGGCTATATCGTTGGGAATGGCATATCAGGGCGTTTCTCCAACACGCTAGGGGTCAACCGAATGGTGCTGATCGGCACGATTTTGACCTGCCTGGGATTGGTCCTGAGCATCAGCTTGTTCCTCTTCACTGACGCGCAACCGATATCCTTCTTTGGCTGTGTCTGCTTTATGGGCCTTGGCAATGGTATGGTTCTGCCGAACGCCACGGCGGGCATGATGTCCGTCCGGCCGCATTTGGCCGGCTCCGCCTCTGGCATTGGCGGCACAATCAACACCGGCGGCGGCGCATTGATCGCAATTGGCACCGGGGCCATATTGGTCCCCGGGACCGGCGCTTTGCCCCTGCTGCTGATCATGCTCGCCACTACCAGCCTGTCCATTTTGACCATCACCTATGTGATCAAACGCACCAGTGATCTTGAAATCGCAAACCCGCAAAGTTGA
- a CDS encoding helix-turn-helix domain-containing protein, with product MAKQKLYAGTKLRELRRKVDLTQREFSERLEVSLPYLNQMENNNRPVSAAVILALADVFGFDVTELVSGDNARLVSDMREAATDPIFGADAPHLADIRMAANNAPGLARAFLQLHRAYRETHERLASLDEALGRADSRLQSSPWEEVRDFFHYCDNYIDAVDRAAERFAADAKGSIQAHAIARLEAHGVKLRRSGGPALRRYEPESKILTLSAHLPEATATFQLLIQLALLTQNDLLDATLDFAKFHSPAARDIAKLGLANYYAGASLMPYGSFLTAAQELRHDLEQLAGKFGASIEQVAHRLSTLQRSGQKGLPFFFVRVDQAGTITKRHSATSLQFARFGGACPLWNVHRAFETPGQFLRQMAETPDGKRYFCLARDVSKSGGAWGAPVRRYAIGLGCEMRHAGSLVYADGLDTSANAQVEPIGISCRICERRNCHQRSVPPLERNLQVDPDLRGILPYQVR from the coding sequence ATGGCCAAACAAAAACTCTATGCCGGCACGAAACTGCGCGAATTACGGCGCAAGGTTGATCTCACCCAGCGGGAATTTTCCGAGCGGCTCGAGGTCTCGCTGCCCTATCTCAATCAAATGGAAAACAACAACCGCCCAGTGTCTGCGGCGGTGATTCTCGCTTTGGCTGATGTTTTTGGTTTTGACGTCACCGAACTTGTGTCAGGCGACAACGCGCGATTGGTCAGCGATATGCGCGAAGCGGCCACTGATCCGATCTTTGGCGCCGATGCACCGCATCTGGCCGATATCCGCATGGCCGCCAACAACGCTCCCGGATTGGCGCGCGCATTTTTGCAGCTGCATCGGGCCTATCGGGAAACCCATGAGCGGCTCGCGTCTCTGGATGAAGCCCTCGGCCGCGCCGACAGCCGCTTACAATCCAGCCCTTGGGAAGAGGTTCGAGATTTTTTCCACTATTGTGACAACTATATTGATGCCGTGGACCGCGCGGCGGAGCGCTTCGCCGCCGACGCCAAAGGCAGCATCCAGGCCCATGCGATTGCCAGGCTTGAAGCCCATGGCGTGAAATTGCGGCGCAGCGGAGGTCCGGCCCTCCGCCGCTATGAGCCCGAGAGTAAAATCCTAACGCTTTCGGCACATCTGCCCGAGGCAACCGCTACCTTTCAACTCCTGATCCAACTTGCCCTGTTGACACAAAACGATCTTCTGGATGCCACATTGGACTTTGCCAAATTCCATTCACCCGCAGCCCGCGACATCGCCAAATTGGGCTTGGCCAATTACTACGCCGGGGCCAGCCTCATGCCCTATGGCAGCTTTTTGACCGCCGCACAGGAACTGCGACATGATCTGGAGCAATTGGCCGGGAAGTTTGGCGCCAGCATTGAGCAGGTCGCCCATCGCCTCTCCACCTTGCAGCGCAGTGGGCAAAAGGGCTTGCCCTTCTTTTTTGTCCGTGTCGATCAAGCCGGCACCATTACCAAACGCCATTCGGCCACCTCATTGCAATTCGCCCGTTTTGGCGGCGCATGCCCGCTTTGGAATGTGCATCGCGCCTTTGAAACCCCAGGACAGTTTTTACGGCAAATGGCTGAGACGCCCGACGGGAAACGCTATTTCTGCCTGGCGCGGGATGTGAGCAAATCCGGCGGCGCATGGGGCGCGCCCGTACGGCGCTATGCCATTGGCTTGGGATGCGAAATGCGGCATGCAGGGTCTTTGGTCTATGCCGACGGGCTGGACACCAGCGCCAATGCTCAGGTGGAACCCATTGGCATCTCCTGCCGAATCTGTGAGCGCCGCAATTGCCACCAACGCTCCGTGCCACCGCTGGAGCGCAATTTACAGGTGGATCCGGATCTGCGCGGTATCCTGCCCTATCAAGTGCGATGA